One window from the genome of Candidatus Chlorohelix allophototropha encodes:
- a CDS encoding ABC transporter ATP-binding protein has product MTVDNKTLLILDKVSSFYGNIQALRNISLTVNPGEIVTLIGSNGAGKTTTLKTISGLIRPRTGHIYLKGERLDGIDAQEVVKKGISHSPEGRKIFSRMTVLENLEMGAFLRNDKAGIQEDLEKVYGLFPRLKERIKQKAGTMSGGEQQMLAIGRAMMARPSILLLDEPSMGLSPKLVEQIFEIILDINNQGTTILLVEQNALAALSIAARGYVLQTGSIVLEDSGQNLLSNEAVRRTYLGEEVA; this is encoded by the coding sequence ATGACTGTTGACAACAAGACGTTACTGATACTTGATAAAGTTTCCAGTTTTTATGGCAATATCCAGGCTCTTCGGAACATTTCGCTTACTGTTAATCCGGGAGAAATTGTTACCCTAATTGGATCAAACGGAGCAGGAAAAACAACCACCTTGAAGACCATTTCTGGTCTCATCAGACCCCGTACAGGGCATATTTACCTTAAGGGTGAGCGCTTGGACGGTATTGATGCGCAGGAGGTGGTCAAGAAGGGTATTTCACATTCTCCTGAGGGGCGCAAAATTTTCTCTCGCATGACCGTGCTGGAAAATTTGGAGATGGGTGCGTTTCTTCGAAATGACAAGGCAGGTATCCAAGAGGATTTAGAAAAAGTATACGGCTTGTTTCCACGCTTGAAAGAACGTATTAAGCAAAAAGCCGGAACTATGAGCGGTGGCGAACAGCAAATGTTGGCAATAGGTCGTGCCATGATGGCTAGACCTTCGATTCTGTTGCTGGATGAGCCGAGTATGGGTTTGTCTCCCAAGTTGGTGGAACAAATCTTTGAGATTATTCTTGATATTAACAACCAAGGTACAACTATTCTGCTGGTAGAGCAAAACGCCCTTGCTGCGCTCAGTATCGCGGCACGCGGCTATGTACTCCAAACCGGTTCGATTGTTCTTGAAGATAGCGGTCAAAACTTGCTATCCAACGAAGCAGTAAGGCGAACCTATCTAGGCGAAGAAGTAGCCTGA